A single window of Oenanthe melanoleuca isolate GR-GAL-2019-014 unplaced genomic scaffold, OMel1.0 S001, whole genome shotgun sequence DNA harbors:
- the LOC130266146 gene encoding uncharacterized protein LOC130266146, producing the protein MLLFDIKQTWRLIFDGAGMIIFKQEWEDNCAKQLALVTGENHPLHGSSIQRLMGTNPAMITPQAQAEGLWAHEVIITTRAAQKAIRASSKLIVRPSPLSTVKESKNESFTQFMNRLQAALDSSALPSEVKGPVLVDCLRQQCNSSTKDILRSLPPGKEIAANHSSSHKKQMLKSTSSPSNILAKPTLSNPFLRLLNATFLSLNQSNPNLTESCWLCYDAQPRFYEGVALDLPFLFSKSHSPRQCRWDTPRRGITLSQVTGQGKCFGNATLAMQMGNVCLKFVKLKGGKFQWVIPAALRMWVCQRSKVSPCVLLN; encoded by the exons ATGCTTCTCTTTGATATCAAACAGACTTGGAGGCTGATCTTTGATGGGGCGGGGATGAtcatttttaaacaagaatgggaGGACAATTGTGCAAAGCAGCTAGCCTTAGTAACGGGGGAAAACCATCCACTGCACggctccagcatacagaggctaATGGGCACAAACCCAGCTATGATCaccccacaagcacaggcagagggcctGTGGGCCCATGAGGTCATAATAACAACCCGTGCAGCCCAAAAAGCCATCCGTGCTTCTTCTAAACTAATAGTCAGACCATCACCATTGTCCACAGTAAAGGAGAGTAAGAatgaaagcttcactcagttCATGAACCGCCTCCAGGCAGCATTAGATTCCTCTGCATTACCTTCAGAGGTGAAGGGTCCTGTGCTAGTAGACTGCCTACGCCAGCAATGCAATTCATCCACCAAGGACATTTTAAGATCACTGCCACCTGG GAAAGAGATTGCAGCTAACCACAGCTCTAGCCACAAAAAACAGATGCTAAAAtctacctcctccccatccaATATCTTAGCCAAACCAACCCTCTCCAATCCATTCCTACGCTTGTTAAATGCTACCTTTTTATCGTTAAACCAATCCAACCCGAACCTCACAGAATCATGCTGGTTATGCTATGATGCACAACCCCGTTTTTATGAAGGTGTTGCCCTCGATCTCCCATTCTTATTTTCAAAGTCACACAGTCCACGCCAATGCAGATGGGACACCCCCCGGAGAGGCATTACCCTAAGCCAGGTCACGGGCCAAGGCAAATGCTTTGGCAATGCAACCTTGGCAATGCAGATGGGCAACGTCTGCCTGAAATTCGTCAAACTCAAAGGGGGGAAGTTCCAGTGGGTGATCCCAGCTGCATTGAGAATGTGGGTCTGTCAACGATCCAAGGTAAGCCCATGTGTACTCCTTAACTAA